A stretch of DNA from Sylvia atricapilla isolate bSylAtr1 chromosome 3, bSylAtr1.pri, whole genome shotgun sequence:
AAAGCTAATCAATTTGATAGAAGGTTTCTAGGAAGGaatacttaaaataaaaccaccatctactttaaaacactttttttaaacttctgttcAGTTTTGTTCTATAGAAGGTAAAGACCAGTGAACTGTATTTTGTACAAGCAGTAGGCTAGGCTCACTGGTGGAACATCTCAGTGTATGAACTGATGAAAATGGTCCTCTGCCTTCTACTTAATCCTCACTGCCTTTCTCACTTTTTGATCTtgtgaaatgagaaatgttGCGCATCTTCATGCAACTTGTCAGTTTTTTCCATCTTGACTTCATTTTATGCTATTCCAGCTACACATAATGCATTCAGTGCTCAAAACAGCCCGCTGTGTGTAAGTTTTTCCACAGCCcaccagagcagcctggagatAAACCTTTGGAAACTGGTCAAGTCCAGCGCAAGGAGGTTTGCCGCTGGCCGTGTCGATGCCCACGGGTGCCAGCCTGCACCCCCGGGGTCAGCCTGGTGAAGgatggctgtggctgctgcaagGTCTGTGCCAAGCAGGCAGGAGAGCCCTGCAATGAAGCAGATGTCTGTGATCCCCACAAAGGGCTCTACTGCGACTACTCAGAAGATGAGCCTAGGTATGAAACAGGCGTGTGTGCATGTAAGTTGTTCTTTCATGTTCCCTTCTTGAAATCCAAGAGGGTGGGGACCACCAGGTGAATGGTTGTGGAAGAAAACTCTGCTTGCTAAAGAATTTATCCTAAATTTAGTCCTTCAGCTTCTCAGTCAGAGAATCTGAGAGTAGGGCCGGGATGGTATTTAAACTTACCTGCATTAGTGAAACCAGTTCATTGTGCACAAGCCTGCTATTGGCAAACACGTTGATGTCTGATTTACAAAGCTGTGCATATCATAAAGACTGACCACATTTTAGCACTCTGTTTAGCAAGACCCACATGCTCCTCTCGTGTTAGTAACCGTTGTTCACCATTTTCAGATCTGGTAGCTGTAGGATGTGAGCTCAATGGAGTTTATTATGCCAACGGGCAGACCTTTCAGCCCAACCACCTTTATAAGTGCCTGTGTGTCAGTGGTACAATCGGATGTACCCCTGTATTCACACCAAGATTAGCAGGaactccctgtgccagggtcccCAGCAGAAAGAAGCCAGGACAATCCATTTGTGGCCTGGAACAGCACAAGCAACTTCAATCAAACAACTACAGATTGATGTCAGGTGAGCCTGGCTACATTGATAAACTTTTCTGTACATGAGTCTTTCTGCATTCAGTgtccctggctccagcagccagcacactGGCACTTGCCCAATTCTTGCTCAAGCCTTTGCCACTTACCCCTCTTACTCTCAGGTCACAGACTCATTTCTCTAAACCTAATGAatgtgaaaagcaaaaaggtttttgGCTTCTTCACCAGGGAATTGGCGAGAGCATCTTTCTGCAGAGGTTTGCCACTCATTGGATCAGCCCAATTAGGGACGCTGCTGGACAGCCATTCTGCAGCCTGGGAACTGCCCCACTTTATCCTGCTTTGTGGTGTTAGGCAGTCTTGGTTTTCACAGAGATACATTAACAGGATCCAGGTCTCTTCTTTCaatagaaagcagaaaattataaaaattgcCTTAGTGGCTTTCCCGCAGTCACAAATTTTTGGTCACTACAAGAACAATATTGCCCCCCAGTTTCTTTATTCAGTCTGATCAAAAGCATTCATAAACTTGTCCATGCAACTCTGCCAGGGTCAGTGCATAATCCCTTTAACTCCATTCTTGCTCTGCTGCTAACACTAGGTCTCTTTTTCACTCTAAGGAAGCACTGTTGCCAGAAGCAGCTatgccagcccttccctggccacagctgctACACTTGTGCCATCTCCTTCCCTGAGCATGTGCAGCTTTCCATGGTTACAGCTAATGCAGGTACCAGAAAGCAGAGCCATTTATTTAGTGGAAGACTGAATCATCATCATGgatcaataaaataaaactaaatggACTGCaatgcttttctgaaaaactttACCAAAGGCTGATGAGTAGATGCACATCAATCTGCAGTAAATAGACTTGCTTACAAAACCTGAAGTCCAGTTTGGACAGCTTCTCACGTGTAAGCAGTGGTCAtgcaagtaagaaaaaaaaaatcatctttacCTCAAAATTATGATAAGATTACCTATATCTAGCATCAAAGCCCTTTAACAGAAATACACTTAACAATGTTGTATAAACATGTACTTGGTAAAGCAACTGACTTCAAGTGAAGAGAGATTTAACTTCTAGAGAACAATGCTAATCTGATTGAATTGAGACTATAATGCACTGAAAACAATGGCAACCAAATTACATGAGCCTCTGAAATATATCTCAGCACAAACACATCAATGTATTTCAGATATCTGGAGAACAGCATTAACCATTTACCTTGTAGTCCTTCAGTGGATCCAAACGCTACAGTCCAACCTTCAGCAACTCTTTCACTGACTGCAACACAACATCATTTATTCTGGAATTCGGatcagctgcacagcacagccttgaGAGCAGACACCCAGCTGGCAAAGCACACCTTCTATTGGGCTTGGTTCAGGGACCAaacagcccctgtccctgtggtgGCTGTACATGCTGTAGGATGCTGTTCTTTGGGAATCttctaaagaaaaacaccttgacattttttttccaagtaaagTCTTCCCTCTCCTATTTCCCAGTCCAGCAGAAGTATCTTGTCAACTTGTCCATGAATTCCATTATGGCTCAATGGGCTAATctttcttttcatgctgtgtattttgaaaattcccttttcttcctttaaccatttaacttccttttatttattgcaGATCTGTGACAGGCTTTTAAACTTGCTTCAATGAGATCTTTAAATTGCAGTTACTTTCCAAGTAGACAGTAATTCTGGTAATTCCAGGTAATTCTGCCCAGTCTCTTGCATAAATGCAGATTCCACATAGTTTCTTTGTAGAACTTTTTCACttcaattttgtttctttttttaagtacaCTCCACCTAATCCAGCCCTCAGGCTTTTTAGCGTATCTAAAAGTGATTGGATAATTTTATTCCTCAATACAAAACCTAAAGTCTTATCAATATCTACAAAGACACAAATATTAATGATCTCAGCAGCCTTTACAAAATTGgcctaaaataaaataaaaatctggacATTTCATAAAAATTCCACAATTAACTCTTTTTACACAACATTTCCATCACATGAAACTGGAAGGTCATATAATACATGCAATTTCATAGTCCTTGCTAGGATCTCACAGTATCCAGTATCAGCAAAGTATAACTGGTAtaactgcagctcagctgaatTTTGTATAAATGTTATTTATGTCTCATTTTTAGGTTTACCTACAGAAGTACCTTCatgaacagaaagcaaattctTATCCTTGTATTTTCAATTCATCCTTTTGAGGCTCATAAATAAAATGTCGCTGTCTTAGCTTACAGAAGCTTACCACtagttttgaagaaaaagtgCCTCATACAGGCAACTCCCTGGACACCCTGTTCCAGGACCTGTGGCATAGGCATATCCAGCAGAGTCACCAATGacaacagaaaatgtgaaatgaaaaaagaaaagagattatGCTTCATCCAGCCTTGTCTGACCAatatgctgaagaaaataaaggtatttcttagcataaaattaattcctaatagaaaattaaaatattggaAGTAATAGAAAATGCATGTATTAGCAAGTActaacaaaatatttacttctttcttttttacgGGTTTTAAAATAACTCTTTTATGTTTTCTACCATCAGTGTTCATGTTTCAATAGAAAACTACAGATGTGCAATTTCAAACAGAAGAATGTAATGTCCTGAAATACAAGTGCTGCTAATGCTGTCCTGATGCACAGtcataatgaaaatattttctatttgttgACTGACAAAGGGAAAATCAGGCAGCTTTCAAACTGAGTAACTTTCAAGATATTTCTAAGTAAATGTTGCAACCATTTTTTACATGATCTGCTTTTAATGTtcagggttttctttgttttaacaTTCAAGattccaaagggaaaaacatgTCAACCAACTTTCCAGCTTCCAACAGCAGAGAAGCTAGTTTTTTCCGGATGCTCAACTACTCAAAGATACAAACTAACTTTCTGTGGAGTGTGCTTGGACAAGAGGTGCTGCATTCCAAATAGGTCCAAAATGATCACTGTACAGTTTGAGTGTCCCAATGAAGGCTTCTTCAGGTGGAAGATGATGTGGATAACATCGTGTGTGTGTCAGAGGCTTTGCAGTGCTCCAGGAGATATATTTTCCCATCTCAAACTCCTATGACAAATTACACCATTCACATGGACAGCACAGTCACGCAGACTATAACACACGGACAGCACATTCCTGAAGAGTCAGCATAAtcccctgccacagcagtgTTTATAATGAAATTAACACGTGAATATTCACTCAATTATTAAATAGCACCTGTAAATGTAACTGTTTTTACATGGGGAGATACATCCTTCTCAAGAATGTATCTAACACCAGCAGTGCTCAAACAAGAACTTTTAGTAACTAAGGCACAGCAAGAGAGCTTCAGACCCAGCTGTAAACAGGGTTTTGCCACAAAGACAAATAGATGCTCTAACCTATTAGGAAAAAACCTGCCCTGTAATACTTCATCTATCATTCTTCATTCTTAAATGAACCTTTTCTGCTACATATCTGCAATAGTAAAAGACACTATGCTGTTTTGAAACAGAAGTTGTCAACTTTAAACTCAGACTGCTTTTCGCAATAGATAGTCTTTCTCTAGTGTTGTGGATATAAACACTGGATGTGCAAAGGAACAAGTGGACAACTGCAGATAATAGATGCAAGACTTAAGAAAACTGCTATTTTTAGAACATTCTCTTAAAAAATGCTCTCAACAAAAGTTATCACAGTACTTTATTGAATACTTTTGGGTTTATACATTCATAATTGTGCTTGCTTACATATCCACTCCAGCTGTGCTAAAAGGACTTCAGATTTCAAGAAATCATTGTATCAATCCATTCTGATCTGTAACAGTTCACTGGCAAGAAACTGGAAATAGCTGTACATTCTATTTTGTAAAAGTTCTTACTGTAATATAAAAAGCTGCTTACCCTgataattataaatattaaaatatctattttatttgcattctttcaAGGCTACAAGCATTTTTCTCCAAATGGTCATTATAACTTCATCATAAGTTTCGCTCAGAGGTATTCTGTATTATCTCATTATCAAGGGCAACTCAATATTCCAATAATTCATATTCATGAATGCTAATATTCCAACTGTAATACgtgaaacaaaatttatttttttgaattttctgttaTTGCCAATTTTGGTATCAACTATGAATGCTCTAATATACCAAGTACAACATGGAAACAGGAACACTAAAATGAGGAACATAGCTTAAAGCATTCTGAAATGCTTACCACAAAGTGTAAGAAAGCAGTTCCATTAGAGACTTGCTTTCATCTTTGAGAAGACTACATgggcttttcttctccctgtagTCGCTTGTTAAAAACTAAACCTAGCAATGGTGATCCTTCTTCAAAGACCTACCTTTAGTTTACTGCTTAGTTTAAGTTGAAAGTCTGAGAAAAGAATTACATTTTTGGCTGCTACATACaacctctccttttcttcacagcaTAACAAGTGTGTCAATTTACTCCACAGTTAGGATTACCATCCTTACTGATATCAGCCACAATTAGGTGCCCTCAAATCTTTCTTACAGGCATGGCTTACCACTTAAAGATGACTCTTGAGGTAAGGAAGTGGTTGTGCTGATTCCACTTTGGAATTACAATAGCCAGGCATGCTGCAAGTCATTCTGGTTAACTGAAGTGGCTGGATGCTTAGAGAAagtgcttttttgttgttgtttttaaaatcagatcttccttttttaaacagctATCTTTAGCCTTGAAGGATCTATTCTAGGTCCACCTTTAGTAGCATCCAGTTCATTGTACTCTTCTATTAGGTCAGACAAAGAAGATATAGcttctgaaaaacagctttgctCCATCCCATCTATTTGCAGGTAATGGTGAAGGTGAGCCTAAGAGAATAAAAAACCATTAAGCGTTATCCTTTTCTTGGTATTTTATTGCTTTGGCTCAGTAAATACCATTTAGCCTGTACTGAAGGGGGGAGTGCAAGCACTGTCAAAACAGCACTTAGAGACTTATATCATGACATCCCTTGTTTAAACACTTGGCAACTTTGGTAACAATTCCCTAGTGAATCTCAGTGGATATTACTGAATTCTTAAACACCTGTCTTTTCCTACTGTCTTCTTGGGTacacctgagctgctgtggaTTGGGTTTACATGGCAGGGTTCGGGCTGCAGGGGTGGCTTTTGTGAGAAGATAACAGGAGTTGCCTCCATGCTGAACAGAACCATCCCAGCCAACTCCAGTGTGGACCTGCCACTGGCCACAGCTGAGCCCATTACTGATGCTGGTAATGcctgtgataacatatttattGAGGAGTAAAAATGCTGCATAACAGCTGTGAGAGAGAAGACTCCAGAAAATGTGAGAGAAATAGCCCTGCAGACACTAAGATCAGCCAAGAAGGAACAGAAGTGGAGTTCTGAGGCTGGGGGGAAGGCAGTGGAGTGGGGGTGAAGGcgttttcagttttgtttcttgctaTCCTACTCTGCTATTactggcaataaattaaattaattttccaaatgCCATGTCTGTTTAGCCCATGACAATAACTGGTGGGTGTTCTCCTTGTCTTTATCTTGACCCACAAGTTTTTCATTgtacttttctcctttcctgctgagGAAGCAAAGTGAGAGAAAGCTTTGGTGGACTCCaaggtttaaattagatattaggaagaaattctttactgtgcacTTGAACAGGTCGCCAGAGAACCTGTGGATGTTCTATCCCTGGAAGTCTTCTTGGCCATGTTGGATAAGGCTTTGAGTCACCTGGTCACACAAATAAAACCCTTGGGCTGTTAATTATAAACAGTCCCTTCACGACACCAAGATCTGCGTTTCAATAGCGCAAGATGCTAATGATTAGTGACTATGGATTTTATAATGATGAAAGTTGCACCTTTTTCTTGTAGAGCTTCATAAATCTGTCTTTGAGCTCAATGAAAGTTGGTTTTACACAGGTGTTGTTTGCTAAAGCCAGAAGAGAATGGGAATGGCCCACAGGAGGTACTGAACACAAACCAGTTTTCCAGCCCTCTTGATTCCAGGAGACAAAGTGCAGAGAAGGCTTCAACCTGTGATATAAAAATTTAGTTACCTAAGGAatataaaaaccacaaaagctaACTACTAACAGTTTCAACTAACAGTCTGAAAAGGTAAACGTTTAAGTGCTCAGGATTAAGGAGGACAATTATAACTGTCACTGTGAATAAGATACTTTAGACTTCAGGCTAAACCATTGTGTCTCTATGCTAAATTTAAATTGCAAACATGAATTgtattttgttaatttaatgCACCAGGATTTGGAAAGTGAAGTTACAAGTACCTGCTTCTATAAAAGGGATTGGAAGCACTCTGAGATTTAGTAAAGGGGCAGATTAATACCATATGGGGGCAATCAGTCTACCTGTAGTTTTGAAATAAGTAAAATACTTTGGATTCTCAGAAATTTTCCCCATGCATGTCTGCCTATAAATTCCATTTTGCCTGCCTTTCCTGTTACATCTATGTAGCTCAATAGTGTTCAAGGTAGAAAATGGGTGCTAACAACACAGAGTTGTTAAAATAAAGATGATTTCCTATCTACATGAAAGTAACCATGGAAAGAGAGGGGCCTTCTCTTCAGCAAAAACAAACTTCTACTACAGAACTCATTACTCCAACATGCTTTGCTATTGGGAAACCCCTGGAAGCCTggactttgctttttttgcaaTTTGGAGAAAGAGAGGAGTAGCACCTCTTTTTATCTGGAAATCCAGGAATAATATGACTTATTTTTACTCATTACAAAAGTTAATtatgttttcttcccttctaaaattaagaaaaggaGGTTGGAGTAAACTGATTTGGTATTGAAACAGTTCAAATGAAAAGCTGGAATGCTCTGGACAAGTGCCAGTTTCTGTACAAAGCCCATGACCGCTGTGTGTGGTATTACAAACCTTTCAATATTTCTGCGCAGGTCTGAAACCTGCACGTTTCCTCGAACAAGGAGGGCACAGGCGAGGTAGAGGCTGTGCTTCGGATCTGCTTGAATGAGCTGATGATCTCTGCTAAATGCATCTGAGAACATCTGATCCAGCCTGGGTGAAAACAAAATAGTGACCTTCTCTTACTCAAGTAGGACACAAAAGTTCTTCAGAATGCCCACCTTCAGTTTACAAGTTCATAAAATTCTGGATGTACATTTACCAGGACCATAAATGATGGGAAAGATTCAAACCTTTATATGTACACATGTTGGCAttagaagtttttaaaaacacactgaaTCCACTTTTTCTTCACCCTCAAGTTACAAGCCACAGTTGAGTCAGAGAAGTTGCCTTTATAAAGGCAATTTCAGGCAAATGTTTACGAAGTCTCAAAATTATGTAAAAGAATTTAACTACTTGGTGTTCTGGTTATGTGGCAATTTGAGTGGACAATCTCACTGGGATTGATCTGATAAGGAATATCAAAGTGCTGCTGAGCCCTACAGAACTGATTATCTGCCTGTTACACTTCATTATTTAAAAGGATCAGTGAGTCATAGAACTGTATTAATTTTGATTAATGATTTGGGAAAAATCAGGCTTTACATACTTGTCTAGTCTACTTGTTCTAATTTTATCACACATGACTGCTTTAAATGATGACACTGCAGATCATATAATATTTCTCTCTTCACTTCCTTAACCAAGTTTCACTGTACTGTGGGATACCACAACATCTAAgctattattttcatttgttttaaatgctgtatatacataagggttttttttctgaaatcaccTCTGCCATAATCTCcctatgacaaaaaaaaaaaggagacaaaaatatTACTGTTCTCACTTCATTCTGAAACATCTTTGACTGACCACCTCCTCATAGTCTGCTAcctttcccccagccctgtACTGTCTCCTTGAGGTATGTTTTCAACAGATCTGACTGTCACAACTTGCTATTGGAAAATAAGTGTGGTCTGCCCTCTTCTTCACTTTGCATACCTCCCTCCATCACTTACCCTTATTGTCTCTATCACTATTTGGGCCTCTTGCTGACTGAACATAATCCACCAAACccagtaaaatttattttaactgctAATTTTTCTGCTATGTCAGAGGGATAAGTATCTCACAAAATTTGACATGTCAGCTTCTCATTACAATAAGATGTTAAATAGGCTCACTGCACTCACTGCATCTCCAGACTGAAGTAAGATGCTCTTACTTCCTCAAAGAGCCTCGTTAATCCCTTGTTCatctttaaagtattttgtcAGTCAAGTGCAAACTGTTACTCAAAAGAACTTGTGGTGCTGGTTCTAAGTAATACATTTTCCCAATAGAAACACTTCCAGCAGAGATTAAAAGGATGTCAAGTTTACTGGCTCAACCATTACAGGGAAAAGGGACAACAGATGTTCCATAAATCAGCAGGATGAATTTGAAAATGTGGCAGACATTCAAGTTTTAGACCTTCCACCCTTAGCTTTGCTACagaatggaatttttaaatgaaaactacggaaaaatcagaaattaagctttaaatgtgaaattccaataatattt
This window harbors:
- the CCN6 gene encoding cellular communication network factor 6: MCKNMRWLLVPTIFIIPYTQQFFHSPPEQPGDKPLETGQVQRKEVCRWPCRCPRVPACTPGVSLVKDGCGCCKVCAKQAGEPCNEADVCDPHKGLYCDYSEDEPRYETGVCAYLVAVGCELNGVYYANGQTFQPNHLYKCLCVSGTIGCTPVFTPRLAGTPCARVPSRKKPGQSICGLEQHKQLQSNNYRLMSAYRSLPLVLKKKCLIQATPWTPCSRTCGIGISSRVTNDNRKCEMKKEKRLCFIQPCLTNMLKKIKIPKGKTCQPTFQLPTAEKLVFSGCSTTQRYKLTFCGVCLDKRCCIPNRSKMITVQFECPNEGFFRWKMMWITSCVCQRLCSAPGDIFSHLKLL